Proteins encoded within one genomic window of Kibdelosporangium phytohabitans:
- a CDS encoding PaaX family transcriptional regulator C-terminal domain-containing protein — protein sequence METAQPRHLIVTVYGLYARGEGGWMSVARLIGLMADLGVDQAAVRSSISRLKRRGMLRPRRQGGAAGYELSEEGLAILKEGDRRIFNQDRATLADGWLLAVFSVPESERNKRHTLRTQLTRLGFGTTAPGVWIAPAHLSGATEDMLRRLDLSGYADLFHSHHLAFGDLAGKVRRWWDLDQLERLYAEFVHTHSPAGTAGDDRAAFATYVRLLTDWRRLPYLDPGLPAELLPDNWVGIRAADLFFTLQAQLARPAERHAVTSS from the coding sequence ATGGAAACAGCTCAGCCGCGGCACCTCATCGTCACGGTGTACGGCCTGTACGCGCGGGGTGAGGGCGGCTGGATGTCGGTGGCGCGCCTGATCGGCCTGATGGCCGACCTGGGAGTCGACCAGGCCGCGGTGCGCTCGTCGATCTCCCGGCTCAAACGCAGGGGCATGCTGCGGCCCCGGCGGCAGGGCGGCGCGGCCGGGTACGAGCTGTCCGAGGAAGGCCTCGCGATCCTCAAGGAGGGCGACCGGCGGATCTTCAACCAGGACCGGGCCACGCTCGCCGACGGCTGGCTGCTCGCGGTGTTCTCGGTGCCCGAGTCCGAACGCAACAAGCGGCACACGCTGCGCACGCAGCTGACCCGGCTGGGCTTCGGCACCACGGCCCCCGGCGTGTGGATCGCGCCGGCGCACCTGTCCGGCGCGACCGAGGACATGCTGCGGCGCTTGGACTTGAGCGGCTACGCGGACCTGTTCCACTCCCACCACCTCGCGTTCGGCGACCTGGCCGGGAAGGTCCGCCGCTGGTGGGATCTCGACCAGCTGGAACGGCTCTACGCCGAGTTCGTCCACACCCACAGCCCCGCCGGGACCGCCGGGGACGACCGGGCGGCGTTCGCGACGTACGTGCGCCTGCTGACCGACTGGCGCAGGCTGCCGTACCTCGACCCCGGGCTGCCCGCCGAACTGTTGCCGGACAACTGGGTCGGCATCCGCGCGGCCGACCTCTTCTTCACCCTTCAGGCGCAACTGGCCCGACCAGCCGAAAGGCACGCCGTAACGTCTTCGTGA
- a CDS encoding SDR family oxidoreductase, translating to MSNEKTVFVTGASTGFGAAITRRFAAQGARVIASARRVDKLKELADDLGDRVLPLHLDVTDRQAVHAAVADLPAEFAGIDLLVNNAGLALGIAPAQDADQDEWDRMIDTNCRGLVTCTRAVLPGMLERGRGHVINIGSVAGTYPYPGGNVYGATKAFVQQFSLNLRSDLHGTGVRVTCVDPGMVGGTEFSTVRFSGDQGKADAVYQGMQPLTADDVAESVHWAATQPAHVNINVIELMPVAQSFSAFQVHRNPS from the coding sequence ATGAGCAACGAAAAGACCGTGTTCGTGACGGGAGCCAGCACGGGATTCGGAGCGGCCATCACCCGCCGGTTCGCGGCGCAAGGCGCACGCGTGATCGCATCGGCCCGGCGGGTCGACAAGCTCAAGGAACTCGCGGACGACCTGGGCGATCGGGTGCTCCCGCTGCACCTGGACGTCACCGACCGCCAGGCGGTCCACGCGGCGGTGGCGGACCTGCCCGCCGAGTTCGCCGGCATCGACCTGCTGGTCAACAACGCCGGTCTGGCGCTGGGCATCGCGCCCGCGCAGGACGCCGACCAGGACGAGTGGGACCGGATGATCGACACGAACTGCCGCGGCCTGGTCACCTGCACCCGCGCGGTCCTGCCGGGCATGCTTGAACGCGGCCGCGGGCACGTGATCAACATCGGCTCGGTCGCGGGCACCTACCCGTACCCGGGCGGGAACGTCTACGGCGCGACCAAGGCGTTCGTGCAGCAGTTCAGCCTCAACCTGCGCAGCGACCTGCACGGCACGGGCGTGCGCGTGACGTGCGTCGACCCCGGCATGGTCGGCGGGACGGAGTTCTCCACCGTCCGGTTCTCCGGCGATCAGGGCAAAGCCGACGCGGTGTACCAGGGCATGCAGCCGCTGACAGCCGACGACGTCGCGGAGTCGGTGCACTGGGCCGCCACGCAACCCGCGCACGTCAACATCAACGTGATCGAGCTGATGCCGGTGGCGCAGAGCTTCTCCGCCTTCCAAGTCCACCGAAACCCCTCGTGA
- a CDS encoding alpha/beta fold hydrolase, with product MLTAYEDIGSGNPVVLVHGHPFDRTMWLPQVERFTPGHRLILPDLRGYGDSPVVAGKTTLDVFARDIAELLDRLGVRQFVLGGLSMGGQIVMDFYRQFPERVLGVLLADTFPGAETPEGVRARNDMADRLLREGMGPYADEVQWKMVAPGNDSEHVMRMMKNAPPEGAAAALRGRAERPDYTDVLRGITVPTLVAVGRLDEYTPVEEAERMRALIPGADLAVIEGAAHMPNIERPAEFNAAFERLLNTVWA from the coding sequence GTGCTTACCGCGTATGAAGACATCGGTTCCGGCAATCCGGTCGTGCTCGTGCACGGCCACCCGTTCGACCGCACGATGTGGCTGCCGCAGGTCGAGCGGTTCACCCCCGGCCACCGGCTGATCCTTCCCGACCTGCGCGGATACGGGGACAGTCCGGTGGTGGCGGGCAAGACCACCTTGGACGTCTTCGCCCGTGACATCGCGGAGCTGCTCGACCGGCTCGGCGTGCGGCAGTTCGTCCTCGGTGGACTGTCCATGGGCGGGCAGATCGTGATGGACTTCTACCGCCAGTTCCCCGAACGCGTCCTGGGCGTGCTGCTCGCGGACACCTTCCCCGGCGCGGAAACGCCCGAGGGCGTGCGGGCGCGCAACGACATGGCCGACCGGCTGCTGCGCGAGGGCATGGGCCCGTACGCCGACGAAGTGCAGTGGAAGATGGTCGCGCCGGGCAACGACTCGGAGCACGTCATGCGGATGATGAAGAACGCCCCGCCGGAAGGCGCCGCGGCAGCCCTTCGCGGACGGGCCGAGCGCCCCGACTACACCGATGTGCTGCGCGGCATCACCGTGCCCACGCTCGTCGCCGTCGGCAGGCTGGACGAGTACACGCCCGTCGAGGAGGCCGAGCGGATGCGGGCACTGATCCCCGGAGCCGACCTGGCAGTCATCGAAGGCGCCGCGCACATGCCCAACATCGAGCGTCCGGCGGAGTTCAACGCGGCGTTCGAGCGCCTGCTGAATACGGTGTGGGCATGA
- a CDS encoding winged helix DNA-binding domain-containing protein, with protein MTALISRRGLNRATLARQLLLERSDMPLLDAVEHLVGLQAQTTHTWYHGLWTRLNGFDPHALSQLLADREVVRMVLMRSTIHLVTARDSLALRPVLQIVSERSTASVYGRNIPDLDKDELIAEGRRLLDEKPMTFTELGQRMAERWPGRDEHSLAYSVRAWVPLIQIPPRGLWGGSGQAVHSTVETWLGSPVDAEPDVERLVLRYLSAFGPASVKDAQVWSGLTRLAEVFDRLRPELVTFTDENGRELFDLPDAPRPDESRPAPVRYLYDFDNLLLSHDDRSRVLVDYQQQRPRNGMLPRLFLVDGFTTGWWTVEQGKDKAVLVVHPYRPLLKKEASALAKEGKPLLEFVAPGLAHDIRFDQLVSG; from the coding sequence ATGACCGCATTGATCTCACGCAGGGGCCTCAACCGCGCCACGCTGGCCCGTCAGCTGCTTCTCGAGCGCTCCGACATGCCCCTGCTCGACGCGGTCGAGCACCTGGTCGGCCTGCAGGCCCAGACCACGCACACCTGGTACCACGGGCTGTGGACCAGACTGAACGGCTTCGACCCGCACGCGTTGTCGCAGCTGCTGGCCGACCGCGAGGTCGTCCGGATGGTGCTGATGCGCTCGACGATCCACCTGGTCACCGCGCGCGACAGCCTCGCGCTGCGGCCGGTGCTGCAGATCGTCAGCGAACGCTCCACGGCGAGCGTCTACGGCCGCAACATCCCCGACCTCGACAAGGACGAACTGATCGCCGAGGGCCGCAGGCTGCTCGACGAGAAGCCGATGACCTTCACCGAACTGGGCCAGCGGATGGCCGAGCGCTGGCCGGGACGCGACGAGCACTCGCTGGCGTACTCGGTGCGCGCGTGGGTGCCGCTGATCCAGATCCCGCCGCGCGGCCTGTGGGGCGGCAGCGGCCAGGCGGTGCACTCGACCGTGGAGACCTGGCTGGGCTCGCCGGTGGACGCCGAGCCCGACGTCGAACGGCTGGTGCTGCGCTACCTGTCCGCGTTCGGACCGGCGTCGGTGAAGGACGCGCAGGTGTGGTCCGGCCTGACCAGGCTGGCCGAGGTCTTCGACCGGCTGCGCCCGGAGCTGGTGACCTTCACCGACGAGAACGGCCGTGAACTGTTCGACCTGCCGGACGCGCCACGACCGGACGAGTCCAGGCCCGCGCCGGTGCGTTACCTCTACGACTTCGACAACCTGCTGCTGTCGCACGACGACCGCAGCCGCGTGCTCGTCGACTACCAGCAGCAGCGGCCACGCAACGGCATGCTGCCCAGGCTGTTCCTGGTCGACGGGTTCACCACCGGCTGGTGGACCGTGGAGCAGGGCAAGGACAAGGCGGTGCTCGTCGTGCACCCGTACCGGCCCCTGCTCAAGAAGGAGGCCAGCGCGCTGGCCAAGGAAGGCAAGCCGCTGCTGGAGTTCGTCGCACCAGGTCTCGCCCACGACATCCGCTTCGACCAGCTCGTGAGTGGTTGA
- a CDS encoding SGNH/GDSL hydrolase family protein, translating into MRYQRFVALGDSCTEGLDDPYPGNAVYRGWADLAAQRFARDDAEFRYANLGVRGRRLDQIIAEQIPAATALRPDLVALFGGGNDIMSGGYRERTVARRVDGAVRALTGLAPTVVVFTLSDIARRMPFGWRMAPRIEALNAAIREAAVSYGAVLVDLWPDLAAHDSRYFGPDRLHLSEAGHRRLAAHLLASLDTTHDPTWLEPLPGVAARPGVAANVRWATQQVWPLVRGRIRNRLVGRQPGDGVLPKRPQLLPVTEWHSVPETA; encoded by the coding sequence ATGAGATACCAACGCTTCGTCGCCCTGGGTGACAGCTGCACCGAGGGCCTGGACGACCCGTATCCGGGCAACGCCGTGTACCGCGGCTGGGCGGACCTGGCCGCCCAGCGGTTCGCCAGGGACGACGCCGAGTTCCGGTACGCCAACCTCGGCGTACGCGGCCGCAGGCTCGACCAGATCATCGCCGAGCAGATCCCGGCGGCCACCGCGCTGCGCCCCGATCTGGTCGCGCTGTTCGGCGGCGGCAACGACATCATGTCGGGTGGCTACCGCGAGCGGACCGTCGCCCGCCGTGTCGACGGCGCGGTCCGGGCGTTGACCGGGCTGGCGCCGACCGTGGTCGTGTTCACGCTCAGCGACATCGCACGTCGCATGCCGTTCGGCTGGCGGATGGCGCCCCGGATCGAGGCGCTCAACGCGGCCATCCGGGAGGCCGCCGTCAGCTACGGTGCGGTGCTCGTGGACCTGTGGCCCGACCTGGCCGCGCACGACTCGCGGTACTTCGGCCCGGACCGGCTGCACCTGTCCGAGGCGGGGCACCGGCGGCTGGCCGCGCACCTGCTGGCCAGCCTCGATACAACACACGACCCGACGTGGCTGGAGCCGCTGCCGGGTGTCGCGGCGCGGCCGGGCGTGGCCGCCAACGTCCGGTGGGCCACCCAGCAGGTGTGGCCGTTGGTACGTGGCCGGATCCGCAACCGCCTGGTCGGCCGCCAGCCCGGCGACGGCGTGCTGCCCAAGCGTCCGCAGCTGCTCCCGGTGACCGAGTGGCATTCCGTCCCCGAGACGGCGTGA
- a CDS encoding (2Fe-2S)-binding protein, whose translation MPEYTFSVNGKPVSIDVPADMPLLWVLRDKLGVKGPKFGCGIGVCHACTSHLDGAEIQPCVVPAAQASGKEVTTIEGLADGEDLHPVQEAWLEEDVAQCGYCQPGQIMAAVALLKRTPDPTDADIDRIENVCRCGTYFRIRQAIRKAARRM comes from the coding sequence GTGCCGGAATACACCTTCTCCGTCAACGGGAAACCGGTCAGCATCGACGTGCCCGCGGACATGCCGCTGCTGTGGGTGCTGCGCGACAAGCTCGGCGTGAAAGGCCCGAAGTTCGGCTGCGGCATCGGCGTCTGCCACGCGTGCACGAGCCACCTCGACGGCGCCGAGATCCAGCCGTGTGTCGTGCCCGCGGCGCAGGCGTCGGGCAAGGAGGTCACCACGATCGAAGGCCTCGCCGACGGCGAGGACCTGCACCCGGTGCAGGAGGCGTGGCTCGAGGAAGACGTCGCGCAGTGCGGCTACTGCCAGCCCGGTCAGATCATGGCGGCGGTGGCGTTGCTCAAGCGCACACCGGACCCGACCGACGCGGACATCGACAGGATCGAGAACGTCTGCCGGTGCGGCACGTACTTCCGGATCAGGCAGGCGATCAGGAAAGCCGCCCGAAGGATGTAA
- a CDS encoding S8 family peptidase, translating to MVVKFVPKPARPSGEDDRTAVPVVPQHLLERHGARVLNPVNALVAGGPYQPPRSTVYRAGSMLMPNDMVRDARIVASFNEVLSRADLELVPPRRQDQYTERLAGLPRPVSLRATGKAAKPAQVDCWLALQELRVAALTGRLRKDLVDRLSVDHLLVGTVDIGGTPWEASGVGGAPWEASGTPGSGYARGGTTGRIPVALAVPAPPRGALDRRPVVAVVDSGIGPHPWFDLPDRTAPPPAGGFLNVFPELQEALRKQGEQAALTATTQVLLDYWDAPVTDNPLVGMLDRDTGHGTFIAGIVRQSAPEANVLAVRVLHSDGVAYESDVLLALWGLILRVQDAQEHDPERMVDVVSLSLGYFDEAGSTSTFTGQIAEAVDKLRELGVLVVAAAGNEATSRRFYPAALAERPSSPDIAPQVVSVGALNPSTTRALFSNEAPWVTAWATGAGVVSTFPDDVQGAISASLVPATGRGALDPDDYRAGFAVWDGTSFAAPLAAAEITAALIKCSAENPALALKNVDRQVAVKRAWAALTKAGG from the coding sequence ATGGTGGTCAAGTTCGTCCCGAAGCCGGCCAGGCCGTCCGGCGAGGATGATCGCACCGCGGTGCCCGTCGTACCCCAGCACCTGCTGGAGCGGCACGGCGCACGCGTGCTGAACCCGGTCAACGCCTTGGTCGCCGGTGGCCCGTACCAGCCACCGAGGTCCACTGTGTACCGCGCGGGTTCGATGCTGATGCCCAACGACATGGTGCGGGACGCACGGATCGTGGCGTCCTTCAACGAGGTGCTCAGCCGGGCCGACCTGGAACTGGTCCCGCCGAGGCGCCAGGACCAGTACACCGAGCGCCTCGCCGGGCTGCCCCGGCCCGTGTCGCTGCGCGCGACCGGCAAGGCGGCGAAACCGGCGCAGGTGGACTGCTGGCTGGCGTTGCAGGAACTGCGGGTGGCCGCGTTGACGGGCAGGCTGCGCAAGGACCTCGTCGACCGGTTGTCAGTGGACCACCTGCTGGTCGGCACCGTCGACATCGGAGGAACGCCGTGGGAGGCCAGCGGTGTCGGTGGCGCGCCGTGGGAGGCCAGCGGCACGCCGGGCTCCGGCTACGCGCGCGGCGGCACGACCGGGCGTATCCCGGTGGCGCTGGCCGTTCCCGCGCCACCGCGCGGCGCACTGGACCGCAGGCCCGTCGTCGCCGTTGTGGACAGTGGTATCGGGCCGCACCCGTGGTTCGACCTGCCCGACCGCACCGCACCGCCGCCCGCGGGCGGTTTCCTGAACGTCTTCCCGGAACTGCAGGAGGCGCTCAGGAAACAGGGTGAGCAAGCCGCGCTGACGGCCACGACCCAGGTCCTGCTCGACTACTGGGACGCGCCCGTCACCGACAACCCGCTGGTCGGCATGCTCGACCGGGACACCGGGCACGGCACGTTCATCGCCGGGATCGTCCGGCAGAGCGCGCCGGAGGCCAACGTGCTGGCCGTGCGTGTGCTGCACAGCGACGGTGTCGCGTACGAAAGCGACGTCCTGCTCGCGTTGTGGGGTTTGATCCTGCGGGTGCAGGACGCGCAGGAGCACGACCCGGAACGGATGGTCGACGTCGTGTCGTTGTCGCTCGGCTACTTCGACGAGGCCGGGTCGACGAGCACGTTCACCGGCCAGATCGCCGAGGCCGTCGACAAGCTGCGCGAACTGGGCGTGCTGGTCGTCGCCGCGGCGGGCAACGAGGCGACCAGCAGGCGGTTCTACCCCGCGGCGCTCGCCGAGCGGCCGAGCAGCCCCGACATCGCGCCGCAGGTGGTCAGCGTCGGCGCGTTGAACCCGAGCACGACACGGGCCCTGTTCAGCAACGAGGCGCCCTGGGTCACGGCATGGGCCACGGGCGCGGGCGTGGTGAGCACGTTCCCCGACGACGTGCAGGGCGCGATCAGCGCGAGCCTGGTGCCCGCGACCGGCCGCGGCGCACTGGACCCGGACGACTACCGGGCCGGGTTCGCGGTCTGGGACGGCACGTCGTTCGCCGCGCCGCTGGCCGCCGCGGAGATCACCGCGGCGTTGATCAAGTGCTCGGCCGAGAACCCGGCGCTGGCGCTCAAGAACGTCGACCGGCAGGTGGCCGTGAAACGGGCCTGGGCGGCGTTGACGAAAGCCGGCGGATGA
- a CDS encoding xanthine dehydrogenase family protein molybdopterin-binding subunit, translating into MATPTTRRGFLTFLVAAPTLTLATDMSAEALPSLPAPADIADLGDVLILAGTPTANMLVLEVTPEGTVHFQLPRAEVGQGITTAVAMLVAEEMDIPVPDVRVSLADARPELLFNQLTGGSNTIRSVYGPVRRTAAAARARLVAAAGEEWNLQTSKLTTKNGTVVAPDGREAAYGALTAKAARSTATVEAEPKPESQHRVVGTEQSRIDARAMVTGQLKYTLDLDVPGAMPTVVRRAPTINGSVRSVDDSVAKAMPGVLAIAVVPTGVAVMAETFGQAIAAKDALRVTWNKGTVDELSDPDIKAKLRAAALPFVVPPLLTQHVDGEFDFAFVSHAPMETNSAIADVRADRAEIWAGLKSPIVAKQTIAAALGLPQDKVTVHVTQGGGSFGRRLFFDAALEAAQISKAMRRPVKLMWTRVDDMRHGRARAASHHKIRATFALGQVLTFEHRVASVETDFRHGLGEILTATAAHLPVAGNLGFAETVFLTTVKVPYDFGVVTQLLNEVPLRMHTGSWRSVYSANTRGAEEIIVDEVAAKLGKDPVAFRRESLKTARQRAVLDKVAAAGNWGRAMPKGFAQGVGFHDEYKSCTACLVELDARDPKKPRVVKAVIAVDVGRPVNPLGLKAQLLGGLTDAISTTLRAGLHIDKGLPLEGSYSQFHYARQKDSPPQVEIHVMPAGGEPGGAGELGVPAAVGAIANAYARATGIKPRSFPITFPVDFDPFPR; encoded by the coding sequence ATGGCCACTCCCACCACCAGGCGCGGATTCCTGACGTTCCTGGTCGCCGCCCCGACCCTGACCCTCGCCACGGACATGTCCGCCGAGGCGCTGCCCAGCCTGCCCGCGCCCGCGGACATCGCCGACCTCGGCGACGTCCTCATCCTCGCCGGGACACCGACGGCGAACATGCTCGTGCTCGAAGTGACACCGGAGGGCACGGTGCACTTCCAGCTGCCACGCGCGGAGGTGGGCCAGGGCATCACCACGGCGGTGGCGATGCTGGTCGCCGAGGAGATGGACATCCCCGTCCCCGACGTCCGGGTGTCGCTCGCGGACGCCCGCCCTGAACTGCTGTTCAACCAGCTGACCGGCGGTTCCAACACGATCCGCTCGGTGTACGGGCCGGTCCGGCGCACGGCGGCGGCCGCACGCGCCCGGCTGGTCGCGGCTGCGGGCGAGGAGTGGAACCTGCAGACGTCCAAGCTGACCACGAAGAACGGAACGGTCGTCGCGCCGGACGGCAGGGAAGCGGCGTACGGAGCTCTCACGGCGAAAGCCGCGCGGTCGACCGCGACCGTGGAAGCGGAGCCGAAACCCGAGTCGCAGCACCGGGTCGTCGGCACCGAACAGTCCAGAATAGACGCTCGGGCGATGGTCACCGGGCAGCTGAAGTACACGCTGGACCTCGACGTGCCCGGCGCGATGCCGACGGTCGTGCGCAGGGCGCCGACGATCAACGGCTCGGTCAGGTCGGTGGACGACTCGGTGGCCAAGGCGATGCCGGGTGTGCTCGCGATCGCTGTCGTGCCAACGGGTGTCGCGGTGATGGCGGAGACGTTCGGCCAGGCCATCGCGGCCAAGGACGCGCTCAGGGTGACGTGGAACAAGGGCACCGTCGACGAGTTGTCCGATCCGGACATCAAGGCGAAGCTGCGCGCGGCGGCGTTGCCGTTCGTCGTCCCGCCGCTGCTGACGCAACACGTCGACGGCGAGTTCGACTTCGCGTTCGTCAGCCACGCGCCGATGGAGACCAACTCGGCGATCGCCGACGTGCGAGCGGACCGCGCGGAGATCTGGGCGGGCCTGAAGTCGCCGATCGTGGCCAAGCAGACCATCGCCGCCGCGCTCGGCCTGCCGCAGGACAAGGTCACCGTGCACGTCACGCAAGGCGGCGGTTCGTTCGGCCGCAGGCTTTTCTTCGACGCCGCACTGGAAGCCGCGCAGATCTCCAAGGCGATGCGCAGGCCGGTCAAGCTGATGTGGACGCGCGTGGACGACATGCGGCACGGCCGGGCCCGCGCGGCCAGCCACCACAAGATCCGCGCGACGTTCGCCCTCGGCCAGGTGCTCACGTTCGAGCACCGCGTGGCGTCGGTGGAAACCGACTTCCGGCACGGCCTCGGCGAGATCCTCACCGCGACCGCCGCGCACCTGCCGGTGGCGGGCAACCTCGGGTTCGCCGAGACGGTGTTCCTCACGACCGTCAAGGTCCCGTACGACTTCGGCGTGGTCACGCAACTGCTCAACGAAGTCCCGCTGCGCATGCACACCGGCAGCTGGCGGTCGGTGTACTCGGCCAACACGCGGGGCGCCGAGGAGATCATCGTCGACGAGGTGGCCGCGAAACTCGGCAAGGACCCGGTCGCGTTCCGCAGGGAGTCGCTCAAGACGGCACGGCAGCGCGCGGTGCTCGACAAGGTCGCGGCGGCGGGCAACTGGGGCCGGGCCATGCCGAAGGGATTCGCGCAGGGCGTCGGTTTCCACGACGAGTACAAGTCCTGCACGGCGTGCCTGGTCGAGCTGGACGCCCGTGACCCGAAGAAACCCCGTGTGGTCAAGGCGGTCATCGCGGTGGACGTCGGCAGGCCGGTGAACCCGCTCGGCCTCAAGGCACAGCTGCTCGGTGGCCTGACCGACGCGATCTCCACGACCCTGCGGGCGGGCCTGCACATCGACAAGGGCCTGCCGCTGGAAGGCAGCTACTCGCAGTTCCACTACGCGCGGCAGAAGGATTCCCCGCCGCAGGTGGAGATCCACGTGATGCCCGCGGGCGGCGAGCCCGGCGGCGCGGGCGAACTCGGTGTCCCGGCCGCGGTCGGCGCGATCGCCAACGCCTACGCCAGGGCGACCGGGATCAAACCCCGCAGCTTCCCGATCACCTTCCCGGTCGACTTCGACCCCTTCCCCCGCTAG
- a CDS encoding TetR/AcrR family transcriptional regulator produces MADGTRKRLIGCALEVLASEGVDAVTVRRVARDAGISHGAPLRHFPNRAALLSAVAATGYTRLTERLDAVPEGEPRERLTAACESYVDFARGGPALFELMFRPDMTPLGTAAFARFRAFVPGPDLVAASLWAALRGLALRPDAHAVLAVTLAKHR; encoded by the coding sequence GTGGCCGACGGCACGCGCAAGCGGCTGATCGGCTGCGCGCTCGAGGTACTCGCCAGCGAAGGCGTCGACGCGGTGACCGTGCGGCGGGTCGCCCGCGACGCGGGGATCTCCCACGGAGCGCCCCTGCGGCACTTCCCGAACCGCGCCGCGTTGCTCTCGGCTGTCGCGGCAACCGGGTACACGCGACTGACTGAGCGCCTTGACGCGGTGCCGGAAGGCGAACCGCGCGAACGGCTGACCGCCGCATGCGAGTCCTATGTCGACTTCGCCCGCGGCGGCCCCGCGTTGTTCGAGCTGATGTTCCGCCCGGACATGACCCCGTTGGGCACGGCTGCCTTCGCGCGGTTCCGGGCGTTCGTGCCCGGCCCGGACCTGGTGGCGGCGTCCCTGTGGGCGGCGTTGCGCGGGCTGGCCCTGCGGCCGGACGCCCACGCGGTCCTCGCGGTCACACTGGCCAAACACCGTTGA
- a CDS encoding PucR family transcriptional regulator → MHFVDTQPVPARLAIDARQRVPEMIRRTVDQILEQMPVYGRAEFVPHDELTRSVAVNIAVALRTLEGAQPPDMSQVAATGRLRAHQGAPLPELLRAYRIGLTQVWLEFTGLVRDTTELVAVTSAIWALMDDYAEALTTSYRDTSASMMLAHQNRRCALVEALFSGGSEGSLWDIARVLDLALDGTFVVVAAETPALGHEGLPQIESRLRARCLASAWRLTPDLQVGVVSLRHPTASPAIVELIQEDIAGRVGVSPVYSGLGNTARALHLARVALSSLPPGRPGMAQFNDSPLAGLVASAPEASVQLAHQVLRAILDLPGEDRNVLLLTLRAWFECQGSTKLTAQRMFCHPNTIRHRLKRVTDELGRSLTDPADIVEIGTALRALSIFPGTAHLPPPAGPA, encoded by the coding sequence ATGCACTTCGTGGACACACAACCGGTGCCCGCCCGGCTGGCGATCGATGCCAGGCAGCGCGTACCGGAGATGATCAGGCGGACGGTCGACCAGATCCTGGAGCAGATGCCGGTCTACGGCCGGGCCGAGTTCGTCCCGCACGACGAGCTCACCCGGTCGGTGGCCGTGAACATCGCGGTGGCGCTGCGGACGCTGGAAGGCGCGCAGCCGCCGGACATGTCGCAGGTCGCCGCGACCGGTCGGCTGCGCGCGCACCAGGGCGCGCCGCTGCCCGAACTGCTGCGGGCGTACCGGATCGGCCTGACCCAGGTCTGGCTGGAGTTCACCGGACTGGTCCGTGACACGACCGAGCTGGTCGCGGTGACGAGCGCGATCTGGGCGTTGATGGACGACTACGCCGAAGCGCTGACCACCTCGTACCGGGACACGTCGGCGTCGATGATGCTGGCGCACCAGAACCGCCGCTGCGCGTTGGTCGAGGCGTTGTTCTCCGGCGGCTCGGAGGGTTCGCTCTGGGACATCGCCAGGGTGCTCGACCTGGCGCTGGACGGGACGTTCGTGGTGGTCGCCGCGGAAACCCCGGCACTGGGCCACGAAGGGCTGCCGCAGATCGAGTCGCGGCTGCGCGCCCGGTGCCTGGCGTCGGCGTGGCGGCTGACGCCGGATCTCCAGGTCGGCGTGGTGTCCCTGCGGCACCCCACCGCCTCGCCCGCGATCGTCGAGCTGATCCAGGAGGACATCGCGGGCCGCGTCGGCGTCAGCCCGGTCTACTCCGGCCTCGGCAACACCGCGCGGGCGTTGCACCTGGCCAGGGTGGCGCTCTCCAGCCTGCCGCCGGGACGGCCCGGCATGGCGCAGTTCAACGACTCGCCGCTGGCCGGGCTGGTGGCGAGCGCGCCGGAAGCGTCCGTGCAACTGGCCCACCAGGTGCTGCGCGCGATCCTGGACCTGCCGGGCGAGGACCGCAACGTCCTGCTGCTGACCCTGCGGGCCTGGTTCGAGTGCCAGGGCTCGACCAAGCTGACCGCGCAGCGGATGTTCTGCCACCCCAACACGATCCGGCACCGCCTCAAGCGCGTGACCGACGAGCTGGGCCGGAGCCTGACCGACCCGGCGGACATCGTGGAGATCGGTACGGCGCTGCGGGCGTTGTCGATCTTCCCGGGCACCGCGCACCTGCCGCCGCCCGCCGGACCGGCATAA